The Lathyrus oleraceus cultivar Zhongwan6 chromosome 5, CAAS_Psat_ZW6_1.0, whole genome shotgun sequence genome includes the window TACAAGCGATGgtaaatattttttttcaattttaattaTTTCATATAACAAATATCATATTCTcctttttaatttattttttaataaatataagTGAATAGTGCATATTGCTGATGAGTTGTTGTTTATAATTTGCAGGAACTACAATTGATCAAACGGTTGCATGTTTACTAATGCTTCTGGCTTTGGTGCTCACCTATATAATTCATTAATTTATTCATAAGAGATTTCTCATTTGCTTCTAATTCTAAGTTCATGGATGCCAACAGAGCTTTATTTTTTAGGCAAAGAGAAGCATTTATTCATGTCATAATTTACAGAGGAGGGTGAGATTTTATAATTGGGGAAATGTGTTGTGTGTAATTCTCTTTGTTTTTCCAATAAAAATCTCATTTTAACTTACCAGTTGTTCTATAGATTATTGTGTTTTGTTTCTGCAATAAAATTCATTCATTTCCTAGAGACAAACCAGATACTTCTAAAATCAATTGGAAacaaaaaaaatgatttttttgcTCAAATCATTGATGTTAAAAAATTctaaatatataaatattataATATCATTTTGTACATCTAAAGTGCGATATTGACTTTCATTTACTTGGACACTATTTTTCTGAAGGAAGTCGTTATAAGTTTGTCACTTCAATTGAACAACTACAAAACACCCTGGAAATCTTTCAAGAAACCCCAAATTTAGCGCATTTTTCTTGATTCTTATAGCATTTGACTTATGTCACAAATTGAGGAAAGCGTTGGAAGAAAATAAACTGTAATTGAATGGAAATAGTAGTAGCAAGTGAAACTTCTAATTCATGCATTTCAAATTTGAGCCCAGAATAGTAGCTTAACAAAAAATCCATACAGAATCAACAATTCTAGCTTAACAATAAATCTATATAGAATCAACAATTCGGTTAATAACTTAATAGCCTCGTGTATACATAACCAAGTGTAGTGCTGATGTTTTCCAAATaactaaaattttatttaaaatttgCTTTTGGGAAGAACCCCAATTGTAACAAAATTGAACTCTGCTGATCAAAGGCAGAGAAACCACAAAAAAAGTTCAAAAACCTATACTTGGAGGTTGTCCTATACTGGttattttttgttattttttcCTATGCATGAACGTTGGTTCATGAGTAGAAACGAACTGGAATAGCTTCCTTTCAACGGAAAAACTAGCTGCACAGTATCCATAGGTTCTCATCTAAAAAAAGCCGCTTTGGCAATAAGAAAGTATCCACAGTATTTGACATGGTCATGTTGTTACGTTCCGGTGATTTAAGACAAACTTTACAACTTCATAAAACGAAACCACGATTCCAACAGAGGGGCCAGCTCGACCAACTCGCGGACCAAAACCAGTAAAAAGTCCTTTCAAGCCTCCGTCTCTGAGAGATGGTAAAAAAATCAGATCAGATAGAGCATGTCAATAACCAGTTATATCGATATATTGATAGATTCTAACAATGTACACCCAGATAACATATTAATACGAGACGGAGAGAAGAAACAAACAAAGAGCTTAAAGCAAATCATCAATTATGATACATAGATGCAGCAGACCACAGAGATAAAAAGAAATGAGTGCACATGGCATCTAAACTCTGTCATAAAAACATGGATAAAGTCAAAACTTTCTAAATTTCAAATTATGGCATACCTCCAAATCTCGATCAGTGTCTGTCTTGTAGTCATCTTCAAAGCTCTGACATGATCCATCTGCAAAAACATTATGCAGAAAACATGACGAGAGTAAAACCAAATGCGCAGATGCATACATATAAAATGTGTCTCTAGTTCAAATGTAACAGTTAATCTGAAAAGAATGATAAGCTGCCACCTCTATTTTCCAGAAGGAAGAAAACCAAAGCAGAATGAGCCGAGTAAAATCCTCTACACCACCCCTACCTTCCCCTTTAAAGTTTGAATAAATAATACGCGAAATGTGACTGACTCAAAACCAAATGAAACAAACCTCTATCTGTCTTCGTGTTTTTGCAACATCTAGTGGACACGTAGCTCCAGCCGCTAGAGTTCCTGCAACAACACCAGCTGAAAAATTTGCACCAAGAACACTCAATATACCGGCATCATCGCCTCCAACCAAACTAATAAGTTTCCTTCTGGTCTGCAAAAGAAAAGTAGTTGACATAAGAAGATAATATTATTAAGAAAAACAACTCCTTATTCTTAGGACTTGGAAAGAAACTCACAGGCTCAAGCGTCGACCAACAAATTGCAGAGAATGGTACATCACGAGCAAGCTGTGCGCCCATGCCAGTCCACAGGGCACGATAACCTTGCACTGTAAGTAAATAACAACTATTACTAGATAATCTTGTATTGTTATACTGACAAATACGGCAGCTAGGTTAGTGCAATAATTGATTATCAAAAAAACCATGATCATTTTAGAATCAAACCAAACAGATCAGAAATGTAAATAATTCGACCACGCTACTTGCTTGACATACATACAGAAGAACTTTGCCATGAATAGCCACTATTAAGAGCTGTTTAAATTATCAGTTCATTAACAAGCTAAATCCAATTCCTAAAGATTATATTATGACATCAACAGTAAAACTGTATTGTGTTTGTTCAAAATTTAATAAATTAAACAAAAAGGGGGGAAAAACCAGTCAactaaaaaaaattataaatttataTACACTAAGTAAACTCCAAAGCATGCGGATGCAGACTCCTTTCAGTGTACATTTATATAATATCATGTGTTCTGTTGTCGCAAAAGCTGTGCACTTACAGCTGTTCGGTGAATTACTTGTGCGCTTGACATTAGAGACAACACCTAGCAAAGTCTTGTATACTCCAGGTGGCTTTTGCCCGATTTGAGTCTCTTTAAATGCCTACAAAAACCCAAGATCCAAACACCAGTAAGAATCCATATTGTGAATAGGAAATGTAGCTGGATAACATAATATGACAACATGGCTTTTCAAAAACCCACTGATTAggaagaaataaaaaatgaaaaacacCATTGCCACGCCAAATTAAATCCACAGCAATACCAACTTGATCACCAGTTGAATAAAGAAAAAATCAAACCACGTGAACTACAGTAAATAGAAGTAGAACAGAGATAACTCTGAGGGACAAACAAGTAAAGGTAAAACTCAAAACATTATCCGGCCACAATGCAGTTCTTTAACTATAAGCCATGACCCATGACAAAGTCATAATCATAAGTTGAATATAATGCTGCCAATTGGAATTGACTTGTGATAAATCATGGCATCAATGACTTGGTACTTGTGAAATAAATAGGAAAAAAATAAACCATGCACTCTCCAGATCAGTTGGGAGCAATTGTCAGGCTAAAATCCACTTTGAACTGCTGGTTAACTTGCGCAATTACAACATAGATTCAAAAAAGCATGGAAAATAACTGACTTGAACAACATGGTACTTCAAGAAGAAAAGAACATAATAGAGACTATCTTGATTAAATACCTGCATGCGAGTTTTGGCAAGTTCAATAGGATAACAAGTTGCACAAGCCAATGAGCGTGCCAACGAACCAGCCACTAAGGGTACATACGGAGTTGCGATGGGAGCATTTTTGGCTGTGTACTCCTCGAACCAGTTGCGAAATATGTCATAGCAAGGAAGGTAAATTCCAACCTGATTTAAGCATATAAAAGAATACGTTAGCCAATTCGCACGCTCTCATTATGCAATGTCTAGTACTTAGAACAGTAAAAACACAGTTAATTGGATTGTGAACCTACAGTCGGTACTGCAAGTGCGAGGCCTGCGTTGGTGCCTCTCCATAGCCTAGTAAATCCTTCCTGAAACAAATACCACTCTGGCATTGATTAACAATGTGCATGTATTAAACGCATATTATACAATACAAGTAAATGATTGTTTTAATCCATCCAATACCAATATTCTATAATATTAAACTACCAACCTGTTGTGTAACTTTATACATGACATCTAGTGTTCCTTTGTACCGAAAACAATCGGGAGGACATAGTGATACAGTGCCATGGAATCCAGCCCGGGTACATGATGGAGAACATCTTAAATCAGCAAACATCTGAAAAACAGTATTGGAAAGGTCAAACTATTTGCTAAATTAGCCTTCTAAAAGAATGGGATTTTCTTTCCGCATGTTAACATACAACTAGGTTGGCTTCAAAACGACGCAGAGTGTAATTTAACCATGCAAACTGTTAAAAACAATCCCAAATCACGGCTCTGTTTGGCCAGGCCAAACCATTAACTTATGAAAGATAGCTTATAGGATAAAAGCCCCTACAACTGTTTGTTTGGTAGTGGTCATTCTCTCACGAACTTGCAACATTTTTCACGAACTTACAATGATTGTTTAGATGCTACTTCAAGTTACGTTTGAACTTGTAATTTATAGTGTATCATTTTTCCCTCATTATCttgcaacaacaacaaccaaactTTATCCTACTAAGTGACGTTGACTATATGGATCAACTTATAGCTAATGTTCTATCCAGGACCATGTTTCTATCCAAATCATTAACTTTGAATTGTTCCTCAATAATTTCTCTTATAGTTTTTCTAGGTCTTCCTCTACCTCTAGTTGTTTGACTCTTCTTCATCTAATCTACTCTTGTTATCATTATCACAGAATCTACAAGTTTTTTGTCTACATGCCCAAACCTACAGGTCTTTTGTCTACATGCCCAAACCTACAGGTCTTTTGTCTACATGCCCAAACCACTTAAGTATTCTTCTACTATCTTTTCTACTATAGGTATTACCCCAAAACTCTCTAATATTGACATTTCTAATTCAATACTAATTAAATAAGATTATGTTATTCAATATTGTTTAGCTAGCTTGACCGCTAATTTTATTAAACACTTCGAATTTGATCAGCTAACTTATTCGCTACAAGTTCGTTTGCTATCAGCTAGCTTATCATATGTTATCAGTTACTTTATACAAATACAGTTGTTGAAGGCAATAAGAATTCTCTGATAAAAGACTTTCAAAATGGGTGAAAGGACACATACCATATTTGGGCCAAAACAAGACATTCTGCTGATCAAATTACTGAGTGGATGAGAATAAGCAACCCCTGCAGCTTGTGCTTGCAACCTTGTCTGATAAAATCcagaaaaaaaatataaaaaacGCCATAAAATTATTATATAAAGTAAGAGAATGAAAACCGCTAAAAAGGATGATTGAGTAATTGGCAGAAGAAAGAGCGGACCTTGGCAACATCAAGGGGGTTGACAATGACGGCGGAGAGAACAGCGGCGCCGGCGGCAGAGAAAGCGCGTTCAGGAATCCCTAAATTATCACTATTAGATGATTTCGACGGAGGAGAAGAGCGTTGTGTAGCGTTGGTTGGATTCATTGGAGTTTGTTCCGACGCCATCCATGGGTTTTGGATTCGGTCTGAATCCACCATTTGTGTTAAACGACCAAAATAAGCGATTAATTGGTTTAGCTTTTTTTAAGAGAggagaaaatgaaataaattggGTTGGCGAATATGTGGGAGGGAAAATTAGAGAAAGAACGGCGAAGGGAGAAGCTAGAAGGAAAAGCTAACGTAAGTGCTTATGCCACGTTTGTTGACAAGTAGTGGTAGACGTTTTTTCCCGCGATGTAAAAACCCTAGATAGATGGATGCAGTGAAATCTAGAATCAATAAGCTTCTGATTTTTAAGACAAGGGTTTTACATACATATGAAAAATCTAAATATATGAAAACAAAAATCGGTTACATTTATATGAAAAATCTAAGTATTTAGTACCTTACACTAATATGCAtctatttgtttttaaaattaacATTATTCATCCGTTTATTGAAATTGTCtattattaaaattatttatttgAATTATAACTTATAAAGTTAAAATGTGATTGATTGTGAGACCTTGATGTTGGAATTAAACCAAATTTTCGATATGGAAATTTATTAAATTTATGGAGAATTCCGAaccaatcttgatgaataagaaTCAATCATTTTTATTGATTATTTTTCTTATTCTTTATTCTTTATTTGCAAACCGATTATGTTACATGGTGATTATTGAGgaagaaaaggaaaaaaaatgaaaaagaaaataaattaagGTTTCAACgagaaaatgaagaaaaatttTGCAACAAAACTTCTCTAGTTTCAAACTAAAATTTTATTCTTATTTTCTATGTAATTGCATTCACGTGTGCTTTACAAATAATATGGTACCTCCCTATTTATAGGCTGAGATTGATTGTCCACCAAACAATCTCCAACTACCCTAACTAACTCAACGAAAACAAATAAATAAAGTTAAGTCATAATTCTGTCAAGATACACTTATTTTTGACATTTTGATACTAACAAGTATTTTGACAACTTCTTGTTTCCTTCGAGCAACATGTTTCGATACTATGAATTACATTCTCAACACATCACTTAATTCTTTgtgtctaagttatctacattcatcatagatcTTAATTTCTTAAATATTTTGACCTGCACCGCTTTCGTCACGATGTCTGCAATTTGATTCTTAGTTGTGCATTATTCCAAGTTCAACTTTCCATTTGCTAtttgctctcgaagataatggaatCTCATTTCGATGTGTTTGCTTCTTTCATGTGCTATCGGGTTCTTCGTCGGGTTGATAGCAGACATGTtatcgatcttcatggtaattgctccatgattcttcGCTGTAATTtcttcgaccaaattcaccatccatgttgcttgacatgcataGAGGGAAGCAACTATGTACTTTGCTTCACACAATGACAACGCCACTACTGGCTCTTTTCTTTAGTTCCAAGCAACTGGTACACCACttagcataaacacataaccaaCTATGGATTTTCTATCATCAACATCACTGCACCAACTTGAGTCAGTGTAATCCACTTGCTTGCATTCTTTTTCTTCATCAGCTACAGGAAACATAATGTCGTAGTCGAGATTTCTTTttagataccttagtatcctcttcgccgctgctagatgtgatatCTTTAGCTTCTATATGAATCTACTGatcatacctacattgtatgATAGATCAGGCCTTGTGTGTCAAAGGTATCTTAATGACCCAATAAGTCAATTATACTGTGTTAGGTTaacatcatcttcatctaagTTTTTCGACAGATGCAGTCTTGGTTCGGCATGTGTCGAAGTCGAATGGCAGTCGTCCATCTCAAATCGCTTGAGTATCTCgcttgcatatcttctttgatGCATCAATAAGCCTTTACTACTCTTGTAGAATTTGATACCAAGGAAGTATGAAATATTATCCATATCAGACATTTTGAACTTCTTGCTAAGATCATCTTCAAAGTCTTCGATCTCTTTCTTacagctacctgttatcaacaagtcatcgacatagatATATAATATAAGCAATTCAttattgcttcttcttacatatactccatgctcAGTTGTTCATTTCAAAAATCCATTCTCCCTTAGAAATCTATcatcttcttattccaagctcttggagcttgcttaagtTCATACAGGGCTTTATGCAACCTGTATATCTTGCTTTCTTCGCCTTGCTTCACAAACCTAATtggttgtgcga containing:
- the LOC127082239 gene encoding mitochondrial carrier protein MTM1 — protein: MVDSDRIQNPWMASEQTPMNPTNATQRSSPPSKSSNSDNLGIPERAFSAAGAAVLSAVIVNPLDVAKTRLQAQAAGVAYSHPLSNLISRMSCFGPNMMFADLRCSPSCTRAGFHGTVSLCPPDCFRYKGTLDVMYKVTQQEGFTRLWRGTNAGLALAVPTVGIYLPCYDIFRNWFEEYTAKNAPIATPYVPLVAGSLARSLACATCYPIELAKTRMQAFKETQIGQKPPGVYKTLLGVVSNVKRTSNSPNSLQGYRALWTGMGAQLARDVPFSAICWSTLEPTRRKLISLVGGDDAGILSVLGANFSAGVVAGTLAAGATCPLDVAKTRRQIEMDHVRALKMTTRQTLIEIWRDGGLKGLFTGFGPRVGRAGPSVGIVVSFYEVVKFVLNHRNVTT